In one window of Juglans regia cultivar Chandler chromosome 3, Walnut 2.0, whole genome shotgun sequence DNA:
- the LOC109020945 gene encoding PAP-specific phosphatase HAL2-like, with amino-acid sequence MDMPLYCSSLAARVPHVSGDGRVSNKLTSNHVGSLFFQHQNPPKQILSLPKFDQSCSSSIMEDQKSLSVASPEPEKYYQELDVAVRAVQMACSLCQRVQDSLISKSNDQIKSKDDNSPVTVADWSVQATVSWLLSEYFGRKNLSIVAEEDVQKLSRADASELLVAVVNIVNECLAEAPRFGLKGPDKDLGTSEVLEAISHCNSSGGPTGRFWTLDPVDGTLGFVRGDQYAIALALIEDGEVVLGVLGCPNYPMRKEWLSYHHRYHRIITKLTPPTSESWDKGFVTYAMKGSGKAWMQPLLQSNKKLVWPNSARPVRVSSIDDPGLATFCEPVERANSSHSFTAGLAHTMGLRKQPLRVYSMVKYAAIARGDAEIFMKFARAGYKEKIWDHAAGVVIIQEAGGMVTDARGNPLDFSKGIYLEGLDRGVIASAGPKLHDKIISAVDASWDSSSL; translated from the exons ATGGATATGCCTTTATATTGCTCGAGCCTGGCTGCCAGAGTTCCACATGTCTCGGGAGACGGAAGAGTAAGCAACAAGTTGACATCCAACCATGTTGGAAGCTTGTTCTTCCAACACCAGAACCCACCAAAACAAATTCTCTCTCTGCCAAAGTTCGATCAGAGTTGTTCTTCTTCCATAATGGAGGACCAAAAGAGCCTAAGCGTTGCATCCCCAGAACCAGAAAAATATTACCAAGAACTGGATGTTGCTGTCAGAGCTGTACAGATGGCATGTTCTCTCTGCCAGAGAGTACAAGACAGTTTGATTTCTAAAAGCAACGATCAGATAAAATCCAAGGATGACAATTCTCCTGTCACTGTTGCGG ATTGGAGTGTCCAAGCTACAGTCAGCTGGTTACTATCCgagtattttggaagaaaaaatctgTCCATTGTTGCTGAAGAAGATGTTCAGAAACTCTCCAGGGCTGATGCATCTGAACTATTAGTAGCTGTGGTGAACATTGTGAATGAATGTCTAGCTGAAGCACCTCGTTTTGGACTTAAAGGTCCAGATAAGGACCTCGGGACCTCAGAGGTGCTTGAAGCCATCAGTCACTGCAACTCATCAGGGGGTCCTACTGGAAGATTCTGGACACTTGACCCTGTTGATGGCACATTGGGGTTCGTCCGTGGGGATCAATATGCTATAGCTCTAGCACTGATAGAGGATGGAGAAGTTGTGCTTGGAGTTCTTGGGTGTCCAAATTACCCGATGAGAAAGGAATGGTTAAGTTATCATCACCGTTATCATAGAATTATCACTAAGTTGACTCCACCAACATCTGAGTCTTGGGACAAAGGTTTTGTGACTTATGCTATGAAAGGTAGTGGCAAGGCTTGGATGCAACCACTGCTTCAGTCAAATAAGAAGTTAGTGTGGCCAAACTCTGCAAGGCCAGTGCGAGTGTCTTCCATTGATGATCCAGGATTAGCAACCTTTTGTGAACCAGTCGAGAGAGCAAATTCAAGCCACTCCTTCACAGCAGGACTAGCTCACACCATGGGGCTTAG GAAGCAACCACTACGAGTATACAGTATGGTCAAGTATGCTGCTATAGCCCGAGGGGATGCTGAGATTTTTATGAAGTTTGCAAGGGCTGGCTACAAGGAGAAAATATGGGATCATGCTGCTGGAGTCGTTATTATACAAGAGGCCGGAGGCATGGTAACTGATGCAAGAGGGAACCCACTTGACTTTTCAAAGGGCATTTACCTAGAAGGCCTAGATCGAGGTGTAATTGCATCTGCTGGACCCAAGCTACATGACAAGATCATCAGTGCCGTTGATGCTAGCTGGGATTCCTCTAGTCTATAA
- the LOC109020944 gene encoding protein FAR-RED IMPAIRED RESPONSE 1-like — MNADIKFSNNECDEVEIDKEIGGDETIEEPTVGMQFSSVEEVHAYYMKYGKKKGFGVSKKNIRQDDDGTVRWFCLACSRGGTLKSTVANVMKPRQTVKMGCKARINAVLNVEGGYTISKVILDHTHACSPGKARHFRCFKKVDARVAKRLEINDEAGIRLSKNFKSLVVEAGGYENVTFGEKECRNYIDKARRLRLGVGGGVALCNYFEDMQKRNPEFYYKIDIDNEMRLKNVFWADFRSRAVYESFGDVITFDTTYLINAYKMPFAPFVGVNHHGQSILLGCRLISNEDANTFEWLFQSWLQCMNNQPPNAIITDQDKAMKISISRVFPTSRHRFCLWHIMKKLLEKFG, encoded by the coding sequence ATGAATGCcgacataaaattttcaaataatgagTGTGATGAGGTAGAAATTGATAAGGAGATTGGAGGTGATGAAACAATTGAAGAACCTACGGTTGGAATGCAATTTTCATCTGTAGAAGAAGTGCATGCTTATTATATGAAGTATGGTAAGAAGAAAGGGTTTGGGGTATccaaaaagaatattagacaGGATGACGATGGGACAGTAAGATGGTTTTGCTTGGCATGCTCGCGAGGAGGCACATTGAAGAGTACGGTTGCCAATGTTATGAAACCAAGACAAACTGTAAAGATGGGATGTAAGGCTAGAATTAATGCGGTATTAAATGTTGAAGGTGGATATACTATATCTAAGGTGATATTGGATCACACCCATGCCTGTAGTCCGGGGAAGGCAAGACATTTCAGATGCTTTAAGAAGGTTGATGCTCGTGTTGCTAAGAGGCTTGAAATAAATGACGAGGCAGGTATAAGGttgtccaaaaattttaagTCTTTGGTTGTTGAGGCGGGAGGTTATGAGAATGTAACATTCGGGGAGAAGGAGTGTCGAAACTACATTGACAAAGCACGACGACTTCGCCTCGGGGTTGGAGGTGGTGTAGCTCTATGTAACTATTTCGAAgatatgcaaaaaagaaatccggagttttattataagattgacATTGACAATGAGATGCGGttaaagaatgtgttttgggcagACTTCCGGAGTAGAGCTGTGTATGAATCATTCGGGGATGTGATTACATTTGATACAACATATCTCATTAATGCGTATAAAATGCCTTTTGCACCGTTTGTGGGTGTGAACCACCATGGACAGTCAATCCTACTCGGTTGCAGATTGATATCCAATGAGGACGCAAATACATTTGAGTGGTTGTTTCAGTCATGGTTGCAGTGTATGAATAACCAACCGCCAAATGCAATCATCACAGACCAAGACAAGGCCATGAAAATTTCAATATCGAGGGTGTTTCCAACTTCTAGACATCGATTCTGCTTGtggcatataatgaaaaaacttcTTGAGAAATTTGGCTAA
- the LOC109020943 gene encoding protein FAR-RED ELONGATED HYPOCOTYL 3-like, producing MNAFFDDYVHSRTTLKQFVDQYDSALRRKVENEAIANFNSFNTDIRCISCYPLEKQFQSAYTLAKFKEVQEELRGFLYLTTKEMGCEDGRYMFVVVDEVQIGNDLLKRVTFNVEVDQDPLDVKCNCKLFEFRGILCKHALRVLTQMGQHTVPSKYILDRWRKYIKRKYTFVKSSYDTTSIDDARRYDKSKIVSMNCVPMLQRLRAVVLN from the coding sequence atgaatgcattttttgacgACTACGTTCACTCTAGAACTACTCTTAAGCAATTTGTTGACCAGTATGATTCGGCCCTTAGGAGGAAGGTAGAGAATGAAGCAATTGCTAACTTCAATTCCTTTAACACGGACATTCGGTGCATAAGTTGTTATCCTCTTGAGAAGCAATTTCAAAGTGCATATACTCTTGCTAAATTCAAAGAGGTACAAGAGGAATTGCGAGGATTTCTATATTTGACTACTAAGGAAATGGGGTGTGAGGATGGTAGATATATGTTCGTTGTTGTGGATGAGGTTCAAATTGGTAATGACTTATTAAAACGTGTAACCTTTAATGTGGAAGTTGATCAAGATCCCCTTGATGTGAAATGCAATTGTAAGTTATTTgagtttaggggtattttgTGTAAACACGCTCTCCGTGTCTTAACTCAAATGGGCCAACATACAGTACCATCAAAATACATATTGGATCGGTGGAGGAAATATATTAAGCGAAAATACACCTTCGTGAAAAGTAGTTATGACACTACTAGCATCGACGATGCACGAAGGTACGATAAATCCAAAATTGTTTCTATGAACTGTGTTCCAATGCTTCAGAGGCTGAGAGCAGTTGTGTTAAATTGA